The following proteins are co-located in the Deltaproteobacteria bacterium genome:
- a CDS encoding DUF4445 domain-containing protein: MHRKDEKEIFVTATFLPWGNKGIFPAGTNLLNAARKVGLEVDSVCGGNGKCGKCLGRIIEGRVSEVSAAEKEFLSPEQIERGACLLCRRTLLGDAVIEVEPEVPERMRSPDKGEWADSFQEIDSHVVKTCLNLSVPTVKDQVPDLERLQDLLPAGIQIDLPLIREIPRILRDNSFRVTSVVVGERLVALEGGDTTGESCGIALDIGTTTVGGYLVDLVKGEILHSVAASNRQRTIGADVLTRIAYTMKEPQGLFELKDLLCRTIDETVAELLAGSGIPAERVYLLSVVGNTVMSHLLLAVPVEAVASSPFVPAFSKIPMSTVGTLGLETLAPGTPFLLLPNIAGYVGSDTIGMILATDLHRRPGSWLAIDIGTNGEVALASGGRLLTCSTAAGPAFEGGSIGQGMRAQPGAVCEVNLGGEVSLSVIGGVEPSGICGSGLIDAVAEMVRVGIIGADGKIKPPDACPREVSAGVRERIRGTDKGYKFVLWEGRAEVALTQKDISELQLAKGAIRAGIEILLEELDLDASRLDGVLLAGAFGSRIRPRSLLNIGLLPDVAPERIEPVGNAAGKGAVRALLSRKQFHEALMLAKRCEHRELSLHKDFSTKFARALGFPAGPF; this comes from the coding sequence ATGCACAGGAAGGATGAAAAGGAGATTTTCGTAACAGCCACCTTTTTACCCTGGGGGAATAAGGGAATTTTCCCGGCCGGGACCAATCTGTTGAACGCGGCCCGCAAGGTCGGCCTGGAGGTGGATTCGGTATGCGGGGGAAACGGGAAGTGCGGGAAATGCCTGGGCCGCATTATCGAGGGCCGAGTGAGCGAGGTGAGCGCCGCCGAAAAGGAGTTCCTGTCTCCCGAGCAAATCGAGAGAGGAGCATGTCTCCTCTGCCGTAGGACCCTCCTGGGGGATGCCGTCATCGAGGTAGAGCCTGAGGTCCCGGAAAGAATGCGGTCGCCTGACAAGGGAGAATGGGCCGATTCATTCCAGGAGATCGATTCCCATGTTGTGAAAACCTGCCTGAATCTCTCCGTACCGACAGTCAAGGACCAGGTTCCCGATCTTGAGCGGTTACAGGATCTGCTCCCTGCGGGTATTCAGATCGACCTCCCTCTCATCCGGGAGATCCCCCGCATCCTGCGGGACAATTCGTTTCGGGTGACTTCCGTGGTCGTGGGCGAACGGCTGGTCGCCCTGGAGGGGGGAGATACGACGGGTGAGTCTTGTGGAATCGCCCTGGACATCGGAACGACCACTGTGGGGGGGTACCTGGTGGACCTGGTGAAGGGGGAGATCCTGCATTCGGTCGCCGCATCCAACCGGCAGAGGACCATAGGCGCTGATGTCCTCACCCGTATCGCTTATACTATGAAAGAGCCTCAGGGGCTTTTCGAACTGAAAGACCTCCTTTGCAGAACCATAGATGAGACCGTCGCGGAGTTGTTGGCGGGGTCCGGTATCCCGGCCGAGCGCGTATATCTGCTTTCGGTCGTTGGAAACACGGTCATGAGCCATCTGCTCCTGGCCGTCCCCGTCGAGGCCGTGGCATCCTCTCCATTCGTCCCGGCCTTTTCAAAAATCCCCATGTCCACTGTCGGGACCTTAGGCCTGGAAACCCTTGCCCCGGGAACCCCCTTTCTCCTGTTGCCCAATATCGCCGGTTACGTGGGATCGGATACCATCGGGATGATCTTGGCCACAGACCTCCATCGCCGCCCGGGTTCATGGCTCGCGATAGACATCGGAACAAACGGTGAGGTGGCCCTGGCATCCGGCGGCAGGTTGCTGACCTGCTCAACGGCCGCGGGTCCGGCCTTCGAGGGAGGGAGTATCGGTCAGGGCATGAGGGCTCAACCAGGGGCGGTGTGCGAGGTGAACCTGGGCGGGGAGGTCTCCCTCTCGGTGATCGGGGGTGTGGAACCCTCTGGAATTTGCGGTTCCGGACTCATCGACGCCGTTGCGGAAATGGTAAGGGTCGGAATCATCGGCGCCGATGGGAAGATCAAGCCCCCTGATGCGTGTCCCAGGGAGGTGTCCGCCGGGGTGAGGGAAAGGATCCGGGGGACCGACAAGGGATACAAGTTCGTGCTGTGGGAAGGGAGAGCAGAAGTCGCCCTGACCCAGAAAGATATCAGCGAACTCCAATTGGCTAAGGGCGCCATCCGTGCAGGTATAGAGATCCTCCTGGAGGAGCTGGACCTCGATGCCTCCCGACTTGACGGTGTATTGCTGGCAGGTGCCTTTGGAAGCCGGATTCGTCCCCGGAGCCTGTTGAACATCGGCCTGCTTCCAGATGTTGCACCCGAGCGCATCGAACCCGTGGGAAACGCGGCGGGGAAGGGCGCCGTACGGGCCCTTCTTTCAAGGAAGCAGTTTCATGAGGCGCTAATGCTGGCGAAGAGATGTGAGCACAGGGAACTGTCCCTTCACAAGGATTTTTCCACGAAATTCGCGAGGGCTCTGGGTTTTCCTGCAGGCCCTTTCTGA
- a CDS encoding PEP-utilizing enzyme, mobile region, whose amino-acid sequence MAEKRQFPFAEEVVLPPELEGWEEMYPPQRLFSEDRAEWEKKHFWYQDKIHAPEPMYPLDDIFQEAWQIALSQFTTRVFCIPPAQGIAQRMFGCYMYICAIEPPPGEVIQQKAELFEKRVPYTFQNYLKQFEVWLERFQKLGKDMQQLHVPEELPDFVPEEEVIPIPKGTTDAYDLIESFNTIINMIFKAWQYHFQYLNLAYLAYLMFVDTARKLFPGIKESTIGKMVAGAEVSMFRPEEELCRLSRLAAAKSSVKEILKGDASAADKMNALKNTDEGREWLEELEKVKDPWFFVSCGSGWYHYEGSWINKMDVPFSYLQSYINRLEKGEKIERNLNEISEERERLVSEYKALIKSDDDRKSFEDAYNVVRSIYRYAEDHLFWVEHWLHTIWFEKIRQFGNILTKYDLLQQADDIYLFNRFEIPMLLEDLATAWACGVGVPARGPYWKKKADKRRKILEAARKWNPVPALGVPPEEVSEPFTLMLWGVTTDKVDEWLKGSTEVDTDVTEIKGFASSAGVAEGPARVLKMLGDVVDLKPGEIMVAPSTNPSWAPVFTKIKAAVTDIGGLTSHAAIVSREYGLPSVTGTGVATTVIKTGDIIRVDGSSGTVTIVKRA is encoded by the coding sequence ATGGCAGAAAAGAGGCAATTTCCTTTTGCAGAAGAGGTAGTACTGCCGCCTGAACTGGAGGGATGGGAAGAGATGTATCCGCCCCAGCGTCTTTTCAGTGAGGACCGGGCGGAATGGGAAAAGAAGCATTTCTGGTATCAGGACAAGATTCACGCACCCGAACCCATGTACCCGCTTGATGATATCTTTCAGGAGGCCTGGCAGATCGCTCTTTCCCAGTTTACGACACGGGTTTTCTGCATCCCCCCTGCCCAGGGAATCGCTCAAAGAATGTTTGGATGCTATATGTATATCTGTGCGATTGAACCGCCCCCTGGGGAGGTGATCCAACAAAAGGCAGAGCTTTTTGAAAAGCGGGTCCCCTATACCTTTCAAAACTACTTGAAACAATTCGAGGTTTGGCTCGAAAGGTTCCAAAAACTGGGGAAGGATATGCAGCAACTCCACGTCCCGGAGGAATTGCCTGATTTTGTCCCCGAAGAGGAGGTTATCCCGATACCCAAGGGAACCACTGATGCCTATGATCTGATCGAGAGTTTCAACACGATCATCAATATGATCTTCAAGGCATGGCAGTACCATTTCCAGTATCTGAACCTCGCCTATCTTGCCTATCTGATGTTCGTGGATACTGCACGAAAGCTCTTTCCCGGCATTAAAGAAAGCACCATCGGGAAGATGGTTGCAGGAGCCGAGGTCTCGATGTTCCGTCCCGAGGAGGAGTTGTGTCGTCTCAGCAGGCTTGCAGCGGCCAAGTCTTCCGTAAAAGAAATACTCAAAGGGGACGCTTCTGCCGCGGACAAGATGAACGCTCTGAAGAATACCGATGAGGGGAGAGAATGGCTCGAAGAACTGGAAAAGGTCAAAGATCCCTGGTTCTTTGTTTCATGCGGGAGCGGATGGTATCATTACGAGGGAAGTTGGATCAATAAAATGGATGTTCCCTTCAGCTACTTACAGAGTTACATAAACAGGCTGGAAAAGGGAGAGAAGATCGAACGGAACCTGAACGAAATCTCGGAAGAAAGGGAAAGGCTTGTTAGTGAGTATAAGGCCCTGATAAAATCTGATGACGACCGCAAATCCTTTGAAGACGCCTATAATGTGGTCCGGTCCATTTACAGATACGCTGAAGATCACCTCTTCTGGGTAGAACACTGGTTGCACACGATCTGGTTTGAAAAAATCAGGCAGTTCGGGAACATCCTGACCAAGTATGACCTGTTGCAGCAGGCCGACGACATATACCTCTTCAATCGTTTCGAAATCCCCATGTTGCTTGAGGATTTGGCCACAGCGTGGGCATGCGGGGTCGGCGTTCCCGCAAGGGGCCCCTACTGGAAGAAAAAGGCTGATAAGAGACGGAAGATCCTGGAGGCGGCCCGAAAGTGGAATCCTGTCCCCGCCCTCGGGGTGCCGCCTGAAGAGGTCTCCGAGCCCTTTACCCTCATGTTGTGGGGGGTCACCACCGATAAGGTGGACGAATGGCTGAAAGGCTCCACCGAGGTGGACACTGATGTAACCGAGATCAAAGGCTTTGCATCCTCCGCAGGTGTAGCAGAAGGGCCGGCAAGAGTGCTGAAGATGCTTGGAGACGTCGTGGATCTCAAGCCAGGAGAGATTATGGTCGCTCCCAGCACCAACCCCTCCTGGGCGCCCGTTTTTACCAAAATCAAGGCAGCGGTAACCGATATCGGAGGACTTACATCCCATGCGGCCATCGTTTCCAGGGAATACGGTCTGCCTTCCGTGACCGGAACCGGAGTCGCTACAACGGTAATCAAAACCGGGGATATTATCAGGGTGGACGGAAGTTCCGGAACCGTAACCATAGTGAAGAGGGCTTAG
- a CDS encoding PEP/pyruvate-binding domain-containing protein, whose amino-acid sequence MPEQWIYWFSELGTEHNDIVGKKCANLGELTKAGFHVPPGYALGVAAYERFMKETGASERVLKYLEGFHADPENVEDTPKYETASKEIRAIVESIDMPPDMEETVKKYYSQLCEETGIENQFVATRSAGPASHPGQYETYLNVSGPDDVVQHIKRVWSSTFNTRSIIARARLGLPLHHDPIGVAVLTMVDAKAAGVILTVNPVNGDESKVAIEAAFGFGEAVVSGNVTPDRYLVDKVTLEIEEKVISDKGAEFVYNPETREMEYKELPADKRKLPCLEDIEILELTKIAKKIEAHFGCLQDIEFSVSMSLPFPENIFFVQARPESVWGKKKKESVLGKKSGFELLFEKATTPIKLKTD is encoded by the coding sequence ATGCCGGAGCAATGGATATATTGGTTTAGCGAATTGGGCACAGAGCACAACGACATAGTGGGAAAGAAATGCGCCAATCTCGGGGAGCTGACCAAAGCCGGATTTCACGTGCCGCCCGGTTATGCCTTGGGTGTAGCGGCATACGAAAGGTTCATGAAGGAGACGGGGGCCTCTGAGCGGGTCCTGAAATATTTGGAAGGATTCCATGCAGACCCGGAAAACGTGGAGGACACTCCGAAATATGAAACCGCCTCCAAGGAAATAAGAGCTATCGTTGAATCCATTGACATGCCCCCTGACATGGAAGAGACTGTGAAGAAGTATTATTCCCAACTGTGTGAGGAAACAGGGATAGAAAATCAGTTCGTTGCAACACGATCTGCAGGGCCGGCCAGCCATCCGGGACAGTACGAAACTTATCTGAATGTAAGCGGCCCCGACGACGTTGTTCAGCATATCAAGCGCGTATGGTCAAGTACTTTCAATACCCGTTCCATCATCGCCAGGGCGAGGCTTGGTCTCCCGCTCCACCATGATCCGATCGGTGTTGCCGTCCTGACCATGGTCGATGCAAAGGCTGCAGGGGTGATCCTGACCGTGAACCCGGTCAACGGCGATGAATCGAAGGTGGCCATCGAGGCGGCTTTCGGGTTCGGCGAAGCGGTCGTCTCCGGGAATGTTACCCCGGACCGGTACCTGGTCGACAAAGTGACCCTTGAGATCGAAGAAAAGGTTATCTCCGACAAGGGTGCTGAATTCGTTTACAACCCCGAGACGAGGGAAATGGAGTATAAAGAACTGCCTGCCGACAAGAGGAAACTTCCCTGTCTCGAAGACATAGAGATACTGGAATTGACAAAGATCGCCAAGAAAATAGAGGCCCATTTCGGTTGCCTGCAGGATATAGAATTCTCAGTGTCCATGAGTCTGCCTTTTCCTGAAAACATCTTTTTTGTCCAGGCGCGCCCTGAGAGCGTATGGGGCAAGAAGAAAAAAGAATCGGTTCTGGGGAAAAAGAGCGGCTTCGAACTGCTCTTTGAAAAGGCCACTACGCCCATAAAATTGAAAACCGATTAA
- a CDS encoding response regulator: MSESSMLNGKKILIVDDEPDVLEVLEEYLKMCRLVKATSFEEARDLLESQDFDAAILDIMGVKGYDLLEIATRKKIPALMLTAHAFTPEDMVKSVKEGAASYVPKEEITRIEDFLNDIFVARAKGESPWISWQQRMPGTYFEMKFGAAWKAASQEFRDALKASIKSRAKTLKKE, encoded by the coding sequence ATGTCGGAAAGCAGCATGTTGAACGGAAAGAAGATTCTTATCGTGGATGACGAGCCGGATGTTCTTGAAGTCCTTGAGGAGTACCTTAAGATGTGCCGCCTTGTCAAAGCCACCAGCTTCGAAGAGGCAAGGGATCTTCTCGAATCCCAGGATTTCGATGCCGCGATCCTTGATATAATGGGCGTTAAAGGCTATGACCTCCTGGAAATCGCAACCCGCAAGAAAATACCCGCCCTGATGCTGACGGCCCATGCTTTCACTCCTGAAGACATGGTGAAATCCGTCAAGGAAGGAGCAGCCTCTTACGTACCAAAAGAGGAAATCACGAGAATCGAGGATTTTCTGAACGACATCTTTGTGGCCCGGGCAAAGGGCGAGAGTCCCTGGATCTCGTGGCAACAACGAATGCCGGGAACCTATTTCGAGATGAAGTTCGGAGCGGCCTGGAAGGCGGCGAGTCAGGAATTCCGAGATGCGCTGAAGGCCAGCATTAAATCCAGAGCAAAAACCTTAAAAAAAGAATGA
- a CDS encoding LysR family transcriptional regulator: MINFNQLRVFHCVAKNLSFTQAAKELFITQPAVTAQMKLFEDYCGVKLFKKKGRKIFLTEEGKTLYNYTCKIFDYEKEIEGLLEDMRKLKRGILRIGTSKTYARYLMPHLMRDFHERHPQIKIHLDEGSSQSMVHSLMEMRNEVAIVAKVEESPEVEFVPFSQEELVLIISPNHPFKQKPFVTVEELSHEPIIMKELGSGTRKLINELFKRNGYVPNILIETSNAEFIKQLVERGDGISFLVKASVSAELRAGRLASVPIKGENIYLEVNIVYLKNQPLSPSAQAFLKTLDHLASGKRPLGGVRALFPDSNNFS, translated from the coding sequence ATGATTAATTTCAACCAGCTTCGTGTGTTCCACTGTGTCGCAAAGAACCTGAGTTTCACCCAGGCCGCAAAAGAGTTGTTTATCACCCAACCCGCCGTAACGGCCCAGATGAAACTTTTTGAAGACTATTGCGGAGTGAAGCTCTTTAAAAAAAAGGGGAGAAAAATTTTTCTCACGGAAGAAGGCAAGACACTTTATAATTACACTTGTAAGATTTTCGACTATGAAAAAGAGATTGAGGGACTTCTCGAAGATATGAGAAAGCTTAAGCGAGGGATCCTTCGCATAGGTACTTCCAAGACTTACGCACGCTACCTTATGCCACACTTGATGAGGGACTTTCACGAGAGGCACCCGCAGATCAAAATCCACCTGGACGAAGGAAGTTCACAATCCATGGTCCATAGCTTGATGGAGATGAGAAACGAGGTCGCCATTGTCGCAAAGGTGGAGGAAAGCCCGGAGGTGGAATTTGTTCCCTTCTCCCAGGAGGAATTGGTCCTGATCATTTCACCGAACCATCCTTTCAAGCAAAAACCATTTGTAACAGTAGAGGAATTGTCCCATGAACCGATAATAATGAAAGAACTCGGATCCGGAACCCGGAAGCTCATAAACGAGCTTTTCAAACGAAATGGATATGTTCCCAATATCCTGATTGAAACGTCCAACGCGGAATTCATAAAGCAGCTTGTGGAGAGGGGGGACGGTATTTCTTTTCTCGTAAAGGCCTCTGTATCGGCTGAGTTGCGCGCCGGAAGGTTGGCCTCAGTTCCCATCAAAGGAGAAAACATCTACCTTGAAGTGAATATAGTGTACTTGAAAAATCAACCCCTTTCCCCTTCTGCACAAGCCTTCCTTAAAACCCTCGACCATCTGGCCTCCGGGAAGAGACCCCTGGGCGGAGTCCGGGCTCTTTTCCCTGATTCCAATAATTTTTCCTGA
- the ppcB gene encoding phenylphosphate carboxylase subunit beta, whose amino-acid sequence MKDLRDYIAKVEEIGQLRRVKAEVDWDLELSHIAKIVEEKSGPALLFENVKGYSSPVLTGAFGTTQRLAVILGKNPNLSMVELTKEWVEATVKELIPAKEVKDGPIFENILEGDKVDTFAFPSPRFYELDGGRYFGTAVFMAIQDPETGDINLGTYRMGVLDDKTVGVQILKGKKGDRILKKYGKQGKKMPACAIIGGDPLHIFAGAATVANAKSGYDVVSSLRGSPVETVKGHLTGLPFPATAEIVLEGEIDPEHLREEGPFGEYTGYYTEELIKPIPKPALEVKRIYFRNNPILWETSVGRPVGDQHMLYAFVRNASLWTDLTRMQIHGIKSVYTMPEASGRFWVVVSVKQMYPGHADQVGAAVIASNTGTYGIKGVIIVDSDIDADDLPRVWWALGTRYNPARGTQIINRGRATPLDPSLAADENKFITSRIILDATIPFEWKVKPTEIKLTESVLEKVKARWSEYGID is encoded by the coding sequence ATGAAGGATCTCAGGGATTATATCGCAAAGGTAGAGGAAATAGGTCAGCTTCGCCGGGTAAAGGCCGAGGTGGACTGGGACCTCGAACTCTCCCACATCGCCAAAATCGTCGAGGAAAAGAGCGGACCCGCCCTCCTTTTCGAAAACGTGAAAGGATACTCGAGCCCGGTCTTGACCGGCGCCTTCGGCACCACCCAGAGGCTGGCCGTCATCCTTGGGAAAAACCCCAACCTCTCCATGGTGGAGCTTACGAAGGAATGGGTGGAAGCCACCGTCAAGGAACTTATTCCGGCGAAGGAAGTCAAGGACGGGCCTATCTTTGAGAATATTCTCGAGGGCGATAAGGTGGATACCTTTGCCTTCCCTTCACCAAGGTTTTACGAACTGGACGGAGGTCGTTACTTCGGCACGGCGGTTTTCATGGCCATTCAGGATCCTGAAACAGGTGACATCAACCTAGGCACTTACCGCATGGGGGTCCTCGACGATAAGACAGTGGGGGTTCAGATCCTCAAAGGGAAAAAGGGTGACAGGATCCTGAAGAAGTACGGGAAACAAGGCAAAAAGATGCCCGCATGCGCCATTATAGGCGGTGATCCCCTCCATATCTTTGCAGGGGCCGCCACAGTAGCCAATGCAAAAAGCGGATACGACGTGGTCAGTTCCCTGCGAGGCTCCCCTGTGGAAACCGTGAAAGGTCATCTCACGGGTCTTCCATTCCCGGCGACGGCCGAGATTGTGCTGGAAGGGGAAATCGACCCTGAGCACCTGAGAGAGGAGGGACCTTTCGGTGAGTATACGGGCTACTACACGGAAGAACTCATCAAGCCCATTCCCAAACCAGCCCTTGAAGTCAAGCGCATCTACTTCAGGAACAATCCTATCCTCTGGGAGACGAGCGTGGGGAGACCCGTGGGCGATCAGCATATGCTCTATGCCTTTGTGCGTAACGCAAGCCTGTGGACGGATCTGACCCGAATGCAGATCCATGGAATCAAATCGGTATATACGATGCCGGAGGCCTCGGGACGCTTCTGGGTGGTCGTCTCCGTCAAGCAGATGTATCCGGGTCACGCGGACCAGGTGGGCGCGGCGGTCATTGCAAGCAACACGGGGACATACGGAATCAAGGGTGTGATTATCGTGGACAGCGATATCGATGCAGACGACCTTCCCAGGGTGTGGTGGGCGCTTGGGACCCGCTATAACCCGGCCCGGGGCACGCAGATAATCAACAGAGGCAGGGCTACACCTCTGGATCCGTCCCTTGCAGCGGATGAGAACAAGTTCATCACTTCGCGGATCATCCTGGATGCCACTATACCCTTTGAGTGGAAGGTCAAACCCACGGAGATCAAGCTCACTGAGAGTGTTTTGGAAAAGGTAAAGGCCAGATGGTCGGAATACGGCATCGATTAA
- a CDS encoding HAD hydrolase family protein → MVFDKDIEAAKERARKVKLFAHDIHGVLTQNNFFCDIEGRRRYGFWHMDGFGDLSLSANGIRIAFLDSTSIDDEGFYRAKELKLDKYYYKVKDKVGKLIELEEELGITAENVCYVGCEVTDLEAMKHSGFSVATADAIDEAKEIADYITNAPGGRGPIRETCEFILRAMGEWENWVEKVTKMGYK, encoded by the coding sequence ATGGTCTTCGATAAGGATATAGAAGCGGCGAAGGAAAGGGCGAGAAAGGTCAAGTTGTTTGCCCATGATATTCACGGTGTGCTCACCCAGAACAACTTTTTTTGCGACATCGAGGGAAGAAGAAGATACGGATTCTGGCACATGGACGGATTCGGAGATCTTTCTCTTTCAGCCAACGGGATCCGTATCGCCTTCCTGGATTCAACTTCCATCGACGATGAAGGATTTTACCGGGCCAAAGAATTGAAACTTGACAAGTACTACTACAAGGTGAAGGACAAGGTGGGAAAGCTCATCGAACTCGAAGAGGAACTAGGGATTACAGCCGAAAACGTTTGTTATGTCGGTTGCGAGGTCACGGACCTCGAGGCCATGAAACACTCAGGATTTTCGGTGGCCACGGCCGATGCTATAGACGAGGCCAAGGAAATTGCGGATTACATCACCAATGCGCCCGGAGGAAGAGGACCCATAAGGGAAACCTGCGAGTTCATCCTCCGGGCCATGGGAGAGTGGGAGAACTGGGTCGAAAAGGTCACCAAAATGGGATACAAGTAG
- a CDS encoding HAD hydrolase family protein, whose protein sequence is MVSTETAIEKARQVKFVILDIHGVLTDNTLYYTDDGKKSECFSLADRLGCISLMEGGIGVAFLTSKISRADQQVGEIYTVPPDRLWGTSAKIGKLDEFEKETGLQDQDFCYVGDEMIDLGIMKRVGFPVAPADGAIEARNVAAYITKAPGGRGVVREIAEFILKAQGKWDTVIQKISQHG, encoded by the coding sequence ATGGTAAGCACGGAAACGGCTATCGAAAAGGCAAGACAAGTCAAATTCGTCATCCTTGACATACACGGGGTCCTTACGGACAACACACTCTACTACACGGATGACGGGAAGAAGTCGGAGTGTTTCTCCCTGGCGGACCGCCTCGGGTGTATCTCGTTGATGGAAGGGGGTATCGGCGTGGCCTTCCTGACCAGTAAGATTTCGAGAGCCGATCAACAGGTCGGGGAAATCTATACGGTCCCGCCCGATCGGCTCTGGGGAACATCCGCCAAGATAGGAAAACTCGATGAATTCGAAAAAGAGACGGGTCTCCAGGATCAGGACTTCTGCTATGTAGGAGACGAGATGATTGATCTCGGCATCATGAAACGGGTCGGATTTCCCGTTGCCCCGGCCGACGGCGCCATAGAGGCCAGGAATGTTGCTGCATACATCACCAAGGCACCGGGAGGCAGGGGAGTGGTGAGGGAGATCGCCGAGTTCATCTTGAAGGCCCAAGGGAAGTGGGACACCGTGATCCAAAAAATCTCCCAACACGGCTGA
- the ppcA gene encoding phenylphosphate carboxylase subunit alpha — protein sequence MAYTYPKDNREFINLLKKYGDLVTVEQEVDWDLEMGAIVRRVCEKKLPSPYFKKIKDYPGFEALGAPLATYRRLAIAMGLGSDASIPEIAEEYVRRTTAEPIPPVLIDRKDAPCKDNILMGEEADLFKLPAPMVHDGDGGRYLATWHFVVSKDPETKDINWGMYRQMVFDEKTMVGPVLPFSDMGKMFYGKFVPKNEPMPFATVIACDPLSGVAASAPSPIPEDQFAGMLMGEPVELVKCETCDLEVPAHAEIIIEGEVIPNMMIEEAPFGEYTGYRTSPREPRTVYRVKAITYRNNPILTVSNMGVPTDEGQLLRSFSLGLEMRKLLESQGIPITGVYMLPESTHHLVVVGVKPAYSGIASQIAGLIFGSKLSPWFHMVIVVDHETDIYSKDEVIHALSTKCHPIRGIHKYDQAPGTPLNPYASPEERKWSRGAKVLFDCTFPLDWPKSDLPIKVAFNTVYPREIQERVLSNWKNYGFQD from the coding sequence ATGGCCTATACTTATCCCAAAGACAACAGGGAATTTATCAACCTCTTAAAAAAATATGGAGATCTGGTTACGGTGGAACAGGAGGTGGATTGGGATCTCGAGATGGGTGCGATTGTGCGCCGGGTTTGCGAAAAAAAGCTTCCCTCCCCCTATTTCAAAAAGATCAAGGACTATCCCGGTTTCGAGGCCCTTGGGGCACCCCTTGCCACCTATCGGAGGCTGGCCATCGCCATGGGATTGGGGAGCGATGCTTCCATTCCCGAAATCGCGGAGGAGTACGTCCGGAGGACCACGGCCGAGCCCATACCCCCTGTTCTGATCGACCGGAAAGATGCACCCTGCAAGGATAACATCCTGATGGGAGAAGAAGCGGATCTTTTCAAGCTCCCGGCTCCCATGGTCCACGACGGTGATGGGGGACGGTATCTCGCCACTTGGCATTTCGTAGTATCAAAGGATCCCGAGACTAAAGATATCAACTGGGGCATGTACCGGCAAATGGTCTTCGACGAGAAGACCATGGTCGGCCCCGTTCTCCCCTTCTCCGACATGGGAAAGATGTTTTACGGGAAATTCGTTCCCAAGAACGAACCCATGCCCTTTGCCACCGTGATCGCCTGCGACCCCCTCTCAGGGGTGGCGGCCAGCGCCCCTTCCCCTATTCCTGAAGACCAGTTCGCGGGCATGTTGATGGGAGAACCCGTCGAGCTGGTCAAGTGCGAAACCTGTGACCTAGAGGTACCCGCCCACGCAGAGATCATTATCGAAGGGGAAGTCATCCCCAACATGATGATCGAGGAGGCGCCCTTCGGCGAGTACACGGGATACCGCACCTCCCCGAGGGAACCCCGGACGGTTTACAGGGTCAAAGCGATTACCTACCGTAACAATCCCATTCTCACGGTCTCCAACATGGGGGTTCCCACGGACGAGGGACAACTTCTACGGTCCTTCTCCCTGGGACTGGAAATGCGAAAGCTCCTGGAAAGCCAGGGGATTCCCATTACCGGCGTTTACATGCTTCCCGAATCCACCCACCACCTCGTGGTTGTCGGGGTGAAACCCGCTTACAGCGGGATCGCATCCCAGATCGCCGGGCTGATATTCGGAAGCAAACTGAGTCCGTGGTTTCACATGGTAATCGTCGTGGACCATGAAACCGACATTTACAGCAAGGACGAAGTCATCCATGCCCTTTCCACCAAATGCCATCCCATCCGGGGCATCCACAAGTACGACCAGGCTCCCGGAACTCCCCTCAATCCTTATGCCTCACCGGAAGAACGGAAATGGAGCCGCGGAGCCAAGGTGCTCTTCGATTGCACCTTTCCCCTGGACTGGCCGAAGTCCGACCTGCCCATCAAGGTGGCCTTCAATACGGTCTATCCCAGAGAAATCCAGGAAAGGGTCTTGTCGAATTGGAAAAATTACGGTTTTCAGGACTAG
- a CDS encoding phenylphosphate carboxylase subunit gamma yields MAGKEFDTFFLTDPEKIPQEQEIEMILRDLSPGDRRYKYRSFFAKAMVSDLESKYPDRLWVRLGRGQLLEKPWSVKVLEELKKFSDVEGGTS; encoded by the coding sequence ATGGCGGGAAAAGAATTTGACACCTTTTTTTTAACGGACCCGGAAAAGATCCCCCAGGAGCAGGAAATTGAAATGATCCTCAGGGACCTCTCCCCCGGCGACAGAAGATATAAATACCGGAGTTTTTTTGCAAAGGCAATGGTTTCCGATCTGGAATCCAAATATCCGGATCGGCTTTGGGTCAGACTAGGGAGGGGACAACTCCTGGAGAAGCCTTGGTCGGTTAAGGTCTTGGAGGAATTGAAAAAGTTTTCCGACGTTGAGGGGGGAACATCTTGA